One window from the genome of Commensalibacter oyaizuii encodes:
- the fucP gene encoding L-fucose:H+ symporter permease, whose product MNKNIKQFSDGYLQTTPKFQFFLLCLIFTLIGAPVSLNDILITQFKSVFNLSDFSSVLIQSVYYGGYFLIAIPASLIIKRTSYKITILIGLLIYSIGCLLFYPASSLATYTVFLAAIMIMAFGLSILETTSTTYSAMLGPHDYTTLRLNISQIFLPIGSIIGIFMGKYLIFQEGKSLKSQAVSLSPEQYNDFQLQQLLYTLQPYKYIVIALAIIFIFILITSYPDCKPTNKITHVAERPTLIQTLRYLIKNKSFCSGVFTQFIYAGMQASVWSFTIRLALELGEVNEREASNFMLYSCTCFFIGKFIANIFISRFPPKLVLFVYSVLGTFTLLYITFSSSFWGVYAAIFSSILMGPCWPTIFADNLEAVEKRYIETAGAITVMSIVGGAVIPAIQGFASDVLHSMHEAFIVPSCCFMIIALYFFREYSKEKTNLP is encoded by the coding sequence ATGAACAAAAATATTAAACAATTTTCCGATGGATATTTGCAAACAACACCTAAATTTCAGTTCTTTTTACTTTGTTTAATTTTCACACTAATTGGTGCTCCTGTCAGCCTAAATGATATTTTGATTACCCAATTTAAGAGCGTCTTTAATCTTAGCGATTTTTCCAGTGTTCTCATTCAAAGCGTTTATTACGGGGGATATTTCTTAATCGCAATCCCAGCATCTTTAATTATAAAAAGAACCAGCTATAAAATCACCATTTTAATTGGGTTGTTAATTTATAGTATAGGATGTCTTTTATTTTATCCTGCGTCATCTTTGGCAACTTATACCGTGTTTTTGGCAGCAATTATGATCATGGCTTTTGGCCTAAGCATTTTGGAAACAACTTCAACCACCTATAGTGCTATGCTGGGGCCACATGATTATACAACCTTACGACTAAATATCAGTCAAATATTCCTACCAATAGGATCAATTATTGGCATTTTTATGGGAAAGTACCTGATCTTTCAAGAAGGAAAAAGTCTTAAATCCCAAGCAGTCAGCCTAAGCCCAGAGCAATATAATGATTTCCAGCTGCAGCAATTATTATATACATTACAACCTTATAAATATATCGTCATTGCCCTTGCCATTATTTTTATATTCATTCTCATCACTTCCTACCCGGACTGTAAACCCACCAACAAAATAACGCACGTGGCTGAACGTCCAACATTAATACAGACCTTGCGATATTTAATTAAAAACAAAAGTTTTTGTAGCGGTGTTTTTACCCAATTTATCTATGCAGGCATGCAGGCCTCTGTGTGGTCATTTACCATTCGCCTTGCTCTAGAACTAGGAGAAGTGAACGAACGAGAAGCCTCAAATTTTATGTTATATAGTTGCACCTGTTTTTTTATTGGTAAGTTTATCGCTAATATTTTCATCAGTCGCTTTCCTCCGAAACTTGTTTTATTTGTTTACTCGGTTCTTGGTACCTTTACCCTGTTGTATATTACTTTTTCATCCAGTTTTTGGGGGGTATATGCGGCTATTTTTTCCAGTATTCTAATGGGTCCTTGCTGGCCGACTATTTTCGCAGATAACTTAGAAGCTGTAGAAAAAAGATATATTGAGACTGCTGGCGCAATTACAGTTATGTCGATCGTCGGTGGGGCAGTCATCCCAGCAATACAAGGGTTTGCCTCGGATGTGTTGCATTCCATGCACGAGGCATTTATCGTTCCATCATGCTGTTTTATGATCATTGCACTGTATTTTTTTCGTGAATATAGCAAGGAAAAAACAAACCTTCCCTAA
- the fucP gene encoding L-fucose:H+ symporter permease: MAKNTSIKQLPDGYLDKTPIFQFILLSCLFALWGIPVSLNDILITQFKSIFNLSDFASALVQSAFYGGYFLIAIPASLIIKKTNYKIGIIIGLAVYILGCSLFYPASTMATYTMFLAAILAMAFGLSFLETASNTFSSMLGPKKYATLRLNISQNFQPFGAITGVLLGKYLIFQEGDSLHSQISKLNPEQLHAFRLQQLMLTLQPYKYIIIILAIVMVLFLITSYPNCKPTNTKENIVEKASFSETIGYLVRNVSFRNGIIAQFVYVGMQTAVWSFTIRLALELGAQNERDAANFMLYSFLCFFMGKFIANVFMTKFNPKLVLFIYSVIGTLTLLYITFASSFHAVYAAIFTSILMGPCWPTIFANNLEVVEKKYIEIAGAITVMSIVGGAVVPAIQGYVSDHLHSMQQAFIVSAICFAIVGIHFLREYLKHNKPAV; this comes from the coding sequence ATGGCTAAAAACACCTCAATTAAACAGCTTCCTGATGGATATTTAGATAAGACTCCAATTTTTCAATTTATTTTATTATCATGTTTATTTGCCTTGTGGGGAATACCGGTTAGTCTTAATGATATTCTAATTACTCAGTTTAAAAGCATTTTTAACCTCAGCGATTTTGCCAGCGCCCTTGTTCAAAGTGCTTTTTATGGCGGGTATTTTTTAATTGCAATTCCTGCATCTCTCATTATAAAAAAAACAAATTATAAAATTGGAATTATTATTGGATTAGCTGTTTATATTCTTGGTTGCTCTTTATTCTATCCAGCTTCTACGATGGCAACCTATACTATGTTCCTAGCTGCTATCTTAGCGATGGCATTTGGACTAAGTTTCCTAGAAACAGCATCCAATACATTTAGTTCAATGTTGGGCCCCAAGAAATACGCCACATTACGATTAAATATCAGTCAAAATTTTCAACCCTTTGGTGCCATCACGGGCGTATTATTAGGGAAATATCTGATCTTCCAAGAAGGGGATAGCTTACATTCTCAAATTAGTAAATTAAACCCTGAACAACTGCATGCGTTTCGTTTACAACAGCTCATGCTGACGCTACAGCCATACAAATATATTATCATTATACTTGCTATCGTAATGGTATTATTTTTAATTACTTCTTATCCAAATTGTAAACCTACAAATACTAAAGAAAATATCGTTGAAAAAGCCTCTTTTTCAGAAACAATTGGATATTTAGTTCGTAATGTTAGTTTTCGTAATGGAATTATTGCTCAGTTTGTATATGTAGGTATGCAGACAGCCGTATGGTCGTTTACTATTCGCCTTGCCTTAGAGCTAGGGGCGCAAAACGAAAGAGACGCTGCTAATTTTATGTTATATAGTTTTCTTTGTTTCTTCATGGGTAAATTTATTGCCAATGTTTTTATGACTAAATTTAATCCTAAATTGGTGTTGTTTATCTATTCTGTTATTGGTACTTTGACCCTTTTATACATTACGTTTGCCAGCAGTTTTCATGCTGTTTATGCTGCAATTTTCACCAGTATCTTGATGGGGCCTTGTTGGCCGACCATTTTTGCCAACAATCTAGAAGTCGTTGAAAAAAAATATATTGAAATTGCAGGTGCCATCACAGTTATGTCTATCGTTGGTGGTGCTGTTGTTCCCGCAATACAAGGATATGTTTCAGATCACCTACACTCTATGCAACAAGCATTTATAGTATCTGCTATTTGCTTTGCAATTGTTGGTATACATTTCTTACGTGAATATTTAAAACATAACAAACCCGCTGTGTGA
- a CDS encoding AI-2E family transporter: MSSNLAPIPEPSQQERFYSIAQMVMIASIGILAIWLIGDLLMIVFAATLTAIILKGLATILRRYTHIPYWIALSIVITFIITAFIALTLTSGPQISEQIIKLKHAIATQVGSLREQLHTSPLGNIIMDYLPNSVGGNKEGSNHSLGSRIAGSMTGFITSVFGVMGTIFVIFIAGLYFAASPTLYGNGLLRLFPSRQRPRIRKLLIVGGHTLWSWTAGQSIVMLVVGSCSFIGLSIIGIPLALALGVVAGLANFIPYIGAIIGAVPAILIGLSQGRQEAILVLILYCVIQFLEGNVISPLVQNHAVRMPPGVTILSQTVFGTILGMPGLILASPLTAAILAIMDASTPQLKDEEKMPPLD, translated from the coding sequence ATGTCCTCTAATCTTGCTCCCATACCTGAACCATCCCAACAAGAACGTTTTTACTCAATAGCCCAAATGGTCATGATTGCATCCATTGGCATTCTCGCCATCTGGCTAATTGGCGATCTTTTAATGATTGTGTTCGCTGCAACCCTTACCGCTATTATTCTTAAAGGTCTGGCAACCATTTTAAGACGGTACACTCATATCCCTTATTGGATTGCATTAAGTATCGTAATTACTTTTATCATCACTGCATTTATCGCACTGACATTAACCAGTGGCCCACAAATTAGCGAACAAATTATTAAACTAAAACACGCTATTGCAACACAAGTTGGCAGTCTTAGAGAACAATTGCATACCAGCCCTTTGGGCAATATCATTATGGATTATTTGCCAAATTCTGTTGGTGGAAATAAAGAAGGATCCAATCATTCTCTTGGCTCACGAATTGCTGGATCAATGACAGGTTTTATTACCTCTGTATTTGGGGTAATGGGAACAATTTTTGTTATCTTTATTGCAGGATTATATTTTGCAGCCTCGCCCACTTTATACGGAAATGGCTTATTACGTTTATTCCCCAGTCGACAACGCCCAAGAATACGCAAATTATTAATTGTTGGTGGGCATACCTTATGGTCATGGACGGCAGGACAGTCCATCGTTATGTTAGTTGTTGGATCTTGTTCTTTTATCGGGCTTAGTATCATTGGTATTCCTTTAGCTTTGGCCCTAGGTGTGGTCGCAGGTCTTGCCAATTTTATCCCTTACATCGGGGCGATTATCGGTGCTGTACCGGCGATTTTAATTGGCTTATCCCAAGGCAGACAAGAAGCAATATTAGTTTTAATTTTATATTGCGTTATTCAATTTCTAGAAGGCAATGTTATTTCCCCCTTAGTTCAAAATCATGCAGTAAGAATGCCCCCAGGGGTTACCATTTTATCTCAAACTGTTTTTGGAACTATTTTAGGTATGCCAGGTCTAATTCTGGCCTCACCTCTTACAGCTGCGATTTTAGCAATCATGGATGCCAGCACACCACAACTAAAAGATGAAGAAAAAATGCCACCACTTGACTAA
- a CDS encoding ABC transporter ATP-binding protein: MHEANPKSFIHLEHLSIEFPLFHLEHRSIKKTLFSKASNIVSKQQRQHQRTGADIVTDSNQNVVVQALKDINLSIHAGERVGLIGHNGAGKSTLLRAITGIYEPNQGKIITNGSIEALLSTNAGMNPQLSGRENIYLRAKRLGLSKKEIQQLEKDVELFAELNEFMDLPIKIYSSGMLMRLGFGLSTAIAPNILLMDEWFMAGDNSFQDKAKQRLINIIDKAEIVVLTTHSLPIIRTWCNRIIWMKSGQIVADGPTDEIIDQYQQAMETDSIS; this comes from the coding sequence ATGCACGAAGCAAATCCAAAAAGTTTTATTCACTTAGAGCATTTATCCATTGAATTTCCATTATTTCATTTGGAACATCGCTCTATTAAAAAAACTTTGTTCTCTAAAGCCAGCAATATTGTAAGCAAGCAACAGCGACAACATCAAAGAACAGGCGCTGACATCGTCACTGATTCCAATCAGAACGTAGTCGTTCAAGCATTGAAAGATATCAATCTTTCCATACATGCAGGCGAACGTGTTGGCTTGATTGGTCATAATGGTGCTGGAAAATCCACTTTGTTAAGGGCGATCACAGGCATCTACGAACCCAATCAAGGGAAAATTATCACCAACGGTTCGATAGAAGCATTGCTTAGTACAAATGCAGGGATGAACCCGCAATTATCTGGTCGAGAAAATATTTATTTACGTGCAAAACGCTTAGGGTTGTCAAAAAAAGAAATTCAGCAATTAGAAAAAGACGTTGAACTTTTTGCTGAATTAAATGAGTTTATGGATTTACCTATCAAAATCTATTCATCAGGAATGCTAATGCGGCTTGGCTTTGGATTATCAACCGCAATAGCACCCAATATTTTATTAATGGATGAATGGTTCATGGCGGGTGATAACAGTTTTCAAGACAAAGCAAAACAAAGATTAATAAATATTATTGATAAGGCTGAAATTGTTGTCTTAACAACCCACTCTTTACCCATTATACGAACATGGTGCAATCGTATTATTTGGATGAAATCAGGGCAAATTGTTGCAGATGGCCCTACGGATGAAATCATTGACCAATACCAGCAAGCTATGGAAACGGATTCTATATCCTAG
- a CDS encoding glycosyltransferase 61 family protein, with protein sequence MHIKGQYSTFTFRPPGVLKSSVSTSPKPRLAPVEAFPEQQLLRLAQGVDPKSGSPLELLREIQAGMLFFCTLENVFLVVKDGIDGVIITDDLHVITESTYFCEEALASQELPSLQNVEFLDEIFISFDSQWMAYDHWMGYTLSKAYLASLYVPEHIKIAVPEYRDITSTPHPISKKLYEETIDKVGIKSRILPLKDGIYKIKKLSYLWPNSYLPQAYFNFKDAQTVFSHLNKKIKYRDNLPPRFYINQDDHMEPMLQEGQQNIIKDTLKELDITPVDLSTMDFDTQISLFSQAELIVSPHRPELINILFCQNDTEILEFSRSVHMQNYIPAWPYMIASTNRIQYSFFDLDWTKITPEIIKNAINRLDSL encoded by the coding sequence ATGCATATCAAAGGTCAATATTCTACATTTACCTTTCGTCCCCCTGGTGTACTAAAAAGTTCAGTATCAACCTCTCCTAAACCTCGTCTTGCCCCAGTAGAAGCATTTCCTGAACAGCAATTATTACGCCTAGCCCAAGGAGTAGATCCAAAGAGCGGTTCGCCCCTTGAATTATTACGTGAAATACAAGCAGGCATGTTATTTTTCTGCACTCTAGAGAACGTTTTCCTAGTGGTAAAAGATGGCATAGATGGTGTTATTATTACAGACGATTTACACGTCATTACAGAAAGCACTTATTTTTGTGAAGAAGCGCTGGCATCTCAAGAACTGCCTTCATTACAAAATGTAGAGTTTCTTGATGAAATATTTATATCTTTTGACTCGCAATGGATGGCCTATGACCACTGGATGGGGTATACCCTTTCAAAAGCATATTTAGCCAGCTTATATGTTCCTGAACATATAAAAATTGCTGTTCCTGAATATAGAGATATTACGAGCACTCCACACCCTATATCGAAAAAATTATATGAAGAAACCATTGATAAAGTGGGGATAAAATCTCGTATCCTGCCATTAAAAGATGGAATATATAAGATTAAAAAATTATCTTATCTGTGGCCTAACAGCTATCTTCCGCAAGCATATTTTAACTTTAAAGATGCTCAAACTGTTTTTTCTCATTTAAATAAAAAAATCAAGTATAGAGACAATCTCCCCCCCCGTTTTTATATTAACCAAGATGATCATATGGAACCTATGCTGCAAGAGGGGCAACAAAATATCATCAAGGATACACTAAAAGAACTTGATATCACCCCTGTTGATCTAAGCACAATGGATTTCGATACTCAAATTTCCCTGTTCTCACAAGCAGAATTAATCGTTTCCCCTCATAGACCAGAGTTAATTAATATTTTATTTTGTCAAAACGACACAGAAATATTAGAATTTTCACGTTCGGTCCATATGCAAAATTATATACCCGCATGGCCTTATATGATCGCATCAACCAATCGAATACAGTATAGTTTTTTTGATTTAGATTGGACCAAAATTACCCCAGAGATAATTAAAAATGCTATTAATCGTTTAGACTCATTGTAA
- a CDS encoding ABC transporter permease: MTLRIQNSNQASNNVYYLALKDIKESLQLWKLAFSLGWFDIKLRYKGSLLGPLWITSTSAVMIAAMGIIYGSLFKLNLPEYLPFVSLSIILWQLGITAVMVEGCHCFLQANDTIHSVKLPFFLQALRTIIRNGIIITLNMIVPFVVFLIFNVRPGWVALLSLPGFLLWIVDGLAICLLLGCICARFRDIPQIINSVIQIFFYITPIMWMPSQLKPNINVISLNPFYSIIEIIRTPLLGHIPPLIIWLYALGYSCLLWIIAGYIFANKRGRLAFWI; encoded by the coding sequence ATGACCTTACGCATTCAAAATAGTAATCAAGCATCTAATAACGTATATTATCTAGCACTAAAGGATATAAAAGAAAGCCTACAATTATGGAAACTGGCATTTTCCCTTGGATGGTTTGATATTAAATTGCGTTATAAAGGGTCTCTTTTGGGACCATTATGGATTACATCGACCTCCGCAGTTATGATTGCAGCTATGGGAATTATTTACGGTTCCCTTTTTAAACTCAACCTGCCTGAATATCTTCCATTTGTTTCGTTATCAATAATCCTATGGCAACTTGGTATTACCGCAGTCATGGTCGAAGGGTGCCATTGTTTCTTACAGGCCAACGATACAATCCATTCCGTTAAATTGCCCTTTTTCTTACAAGCACTACGAACCATTATTAGAAACGGTATTATCATAACCCTAAATATGATTGTTCCATTCGTTGTTTTTCTAATTTTTAATGTAAGACCTGGATGGGTTGCCTTACTTAGTTTACCCGGTTTTTTATTATGGATTGTTGATGGACTAGCAATTTGCCTACTTTTGGGATGTATATGTGCACGTTTTAGGGATATTCCCCAAATCATTAATAGCGTTATTCAAATTTTTTTCTATATAACCCCTATTATGTGGATGCCATCACAGTTAAAACCCAATATTAATGTAATTTCCTTAAATCCATTTTATTCGATTATAGAAATTATTAGAACCCCTCTACTTGGTCACATACCCCCTTTAATCATTTGGCTTTATGCTTTGGGGTATAGTTGTCTTTTGTGGATTATCGCTGGATATATTTTTGCCAACAAACGTGGTCGATTAGCATTCTGGATATAA
- a CDS encoding lytic transglycosylase domain-containing protein — protein sequence MNRILHKKLSASLVLRLGSVGSIAALLAACSSTPSTRQQQVPIAQEVATYKARARSYYAPPGPASDPWGPYIKEASKRFDVPEEWIRGVMKQESGGNSFATSGPGAMGLMQLMPPTYDEMRIAYNLGDDAYDPHDNIMAGTAYIRQMYDIYGSPGFLAAYNGGPGRLDDFLTRNRALPLETRRYVASIGPRIQGINPKRRSQADLLVESRQFGGGLDQTQYASAAQPLSYRSRGLSPQANAVQQAWANRQSGGQSADSLNMASLNRVDTGTTDSLNRQSLRSAGGRPVQVAMLPPQGQVSASGTGYPTQWKSFDRQPNRYKGETNKDVTSVWESRGFQPTPSRPVMAREESVVPVAPPPVIIASAPSTNTYKNRNYYKPVSYQLSPSTSSSRTAKKVVAPSKTSKVSVAGGWGIQVGAFASSSQARSAAGKAKSQAALHAGSQQVEAVTVGRNKLYRARVTGLSQTAAKSACQKLSSCMLLSPSKINS from the coding sequence ATGAACAGGATTTTGCATAAAAAATTGTCAGCTTCTTTAGTTTTGCGTCTAGGAAGTGTCGGCAGCATCGCAGCATTACTTGCAGCTTGTTCATCTACGCCTTCAACGCGTCAACAGCAAGTTCCCATAGCGCAAGAAGTTGCTACTTATAAAGCGCGTGCTCGATCTTATTACGCCCCTCCTGGACCAGCTAGTGACCCTTGGGGGCCATATATTAAAGAGGCATCAAAGCGATTTGACGTTCCCGAAGAATGGATTCGTGGCGTCATGAAGCAGGAATCTGGTGGAAATTCCTTTGCAACATCTGGCCCAGGAGCAATGGGCTTGATGCAGTTAATGCCACCAACATACGATGAAATGAGAATTGCTTATAATTTAGGGGACGATGCTTATGATCCTCATGATAATATTATGGCAGGTACAGCATATATCCGACAAATGTATGATATATATGGATCGCCTGGGTTCTTAGCCGCTTATAACGGTGGTCCTGGTCGTTTAGATGATTTTCTAACTCGTAATAGAGCATTACCCTTAGAAACGCGTCGTTATGTTGCATCTATAGGTCCACGTATTCAGGGGATCAATCCAAAACGACGTTCACAGGCTGATCTATTGGTTGAAAGCCGACAATTTGGTGGGGGATTGGACCAAACGCAATACGCATCTGCTGCGCAGCCACTTTCGTATCGATCTAGGGGATTATCCCCACAAGCAAACGCAGTGCAACAGGCGTGGGCTAATAGACAAAGCGGTGGGCAGTCTGCAGATAGTTTAAATATGGCCAGCCTAAATCGTGTCGATACGGGTACGACTGATAGTTTAAATCGACAAAGTTTACGCAGTGCTGGTGGACGTCCAGTGCAAGTTGCAATGCTACCTCCTCAAGGGCAGGTCAGTGCTTCGGGAACAGGATACCCTACTCAATGGAAAAGTTTTGATCGCCAACCAAATCGCTATAAAGGCGAAACCAATAAAGATGTAACGTCTGTGTGGGAGTCGAGAGGGTTTCAACCGACACCTTCACGTCCTGTAATGGCAAGAGAAGAAAGTGTTGTCCCAGTAGCGCCACCGCCCGTTATTATTGCATCAGCACCATCTACAAATACATATAAAAACAGAAATTATTATAAACCAGTTTCTTATCAATTATCCCCATCAACGAGTTCATCAAGGACTGCTAAGAAAGTCGTTGCCCCCTCAAAAACAAGTAAGGTTTCTGTTGCTGGTGGATGGGGAATTCAGGTCGGTGCATTTGCTTCGTCTTCCCAAGCACGCAGTGCTGCAGGAAAAGCAAAAAGTCAAGCTGCTTTACACGCTGGATCACAACAGGTCGAAGCTGTAACCGTTGGACGAAATAAACTTTACCGGGCTAGAGTCACAGGGTTAAGTCAGACAGCGGCTAAAAGTGCCTGCCAGAAGCTATCTTCTTGTATGTTACTGTCCCCATCGAAAATTAATTCGTAA
- a CDS encoding NADH:flavin oxidoreductase/NADH oxidase codes for MIHLFEPWSIGNLTLENRIIIPPMCQYSAQDGKMSDWHRIHIGSMLTSGAGLFIIEATGVSPEGRISPYCVGLWSDETQQAMADVLRSVRQYSSMPIAIQLAHAGRKASTYEPWKAQEKGERLIPQSDPLSWQPIAPSAIPFLPDDPAPTAMTIEDIHQTTQAFVNSAKRSEAIGINGIELHMAHGYLVHEFLSPLSNHRQDSYGGSLENRMRFALEIYKAVYDAVQIPVWVRISATDWVDKGWNLDEAIILCKALKALGCPAIHVSTAGLSPQQKIPAGPGFQVSFAHEIRKQAAIPTIAVGLISEPETAEAILASGQADAVAIGRSILANPHWPWVAAQRLNRKITTVPQYWRGKRN; via the coding sequence ATGATACATTTATTTGAGCCATGGTCTATTGGGAATCTTACCCTAGAAAATAGAATTATTATCCCGCCCATGTGCCAATACAGTGCCCAAGACGGCAAAATGAGTGATTGGCATCGCATCCATATTGGCAGTATGTTAACCTCTGGTGCTGGATTATTTATTATAGAAGCCACCGGTGTATCCCCAGAGGGACGTATCTCGCCCTATTGTGTTGGATTATGGTCTGATGAGACCCAACAGGCAATGGCAGATGTTCTTCGATCTGTTCGCCAATATTCGTCCATGCCCATCGCTATTCAATTGGCCCATGCAGGCAGAAAAGCTTCTACATATGAACCTTGGAAAGCACAGGAAAAAGGGGAACGACTCATACCTCAATCTGATCCTTTAAGCTGGCAACCTATTGCTCCATCAGCAATCCCATTTTTACCGGATGATCCCGCCCCTACAGCAATGACAATAGAGGATATCCACCAAACAACCCAAGCCTTTGTAAACAGTGCAAAACGATCAGAGGCTATTGGTATTAATGGTATTGAACTGCACATGGCACATGGATATTTAGTTCATGAATTTCTATCCCCTCTTTCCAACCATCGACAGGATTCCTATGGCGGCTCTCTTGAAAATCGGATGCGTTTTGCCCTAGAGATTTATAAAGCTGTATATGATGCGGTGCAGATTCCTGTATGGGTTCGTATTTCCGCTACGGATTGGGTGGATAAAGGTTGGAATCTTGATGAAGCAATTATTTTATGTAAAGCATTAAAAGCACTGGGATGCCCTGCTATTCATGTTTCAACAGCGGGATTAAGCCCACAGCAAAAAATCCCAGCAGGGCCAGGATTCCAAGTCAGTTTTGCCCACGAAATACGTAAACAAGCTGCAATTCCAACCATTGCTGTTGGTCTAATCAGCGAGCCAGAAACAGCCGAAGCTATTCTTGCCAGTGGTCAGGCGGATGCTGTTGCGATAGGGCGATCTATACTGGCGAACCCTCATTGGCCATGGGTAGCAGCTCAAAGGCTAAATCGGAAGATAACCACAGTCCCACAATATTGGAGAGGTAAACGTAACTAG
- the nfsB gene encoding oxygen-insensitive NAD(P)H nitroreductase, which yields MDLKAIVRKRYTTKKYNPSKKIPADLFEQLIDALQYTPTSINSQPYHFIIAETPNGKSRIAKSMEGDMYSYNHSKVIDASHVVVICAKTDMDKAYIQNILDQEEQDGRIASPEKKQKTVDLYSRYIHMHKEIFHDLQTWMDKQAYIALGTLLLGAATLGIDATPIEGFDHKILDNEFNLHDQGYKSLVTIALGYRADDDYNAELPKSRLPKEQIFSFF from the coding sequence ATGGATTTAAAAGCTATTGTTCGCAAGCGATACACAACCAAAAAATATAATCCGAGTAAAAAAATTCCGGCTGACTTATTCGAACAATTAATTGACGCACTTCAATACACGCCAACATCAATTAATTCACAACCTTATCATTTTATTATTGCCGAGACTCCGAATGGAAAAAGTCGTATAGCAAAATCCATGGAAGGTGACATGTATTCTTATAATCACAGCAAGGTTATTGATGCCTCTCATGTCGTTGTTATTTGTGCAAAAACAGATATGGACAAAGCGTATATTCAAAATATTTTAGATCAAGAAGAACAAGATGGACGTATTGCTTCACCTGAAAAAAAACAAAAAACTGTTGATCTTTATAGTCGATATATTCACATGCACAAAGAAATCTTTCACGATCTTCAAACATGGATGGACAAACAAGCATATATTGCTTTGGGAACCCTATTATTAGGTGCTGCTACTTTAGGAATTGATGCAACCCCAATTGAAGGATTTGATCATAAAATATTGGACAACGAGTTTAATTTACATGATCAAGGATATAAAAGTTTGGTTACGATAGCCTTGGGTTATCGCGCAGATGATGATTATAATGCAGAACTTCCTAAATCGCGTTTGCCTAAAGAGCAAATATTTTCTTTCTTTTAA
- a CDS encoding glycosyltransferase family 25 protein — MKYFVIYTYKNQDALNSFHQANNHLNISITPVEAHASNAQQRQKLITQNIITSDNQYSPYELSLTEAHISLWKHAVETQQPITIFESNAVTHKDFLSHQQRSLLLHPNYELMIWGYDLNWNLCLKLLPSIPEAIYNFCGNTTQEIDTANNDLIDVELYQKNIISPQIIKVLSFAGLGCYTISPKGAEQLLKLTLPIANDIAPSYQDRPHGTNFYAFSPIQHRSNKSLDIEVNRHLHILNAYISLPMIAVLPTISTLSST, encoded by the coding sequence ATGAAATATTTTGTTATTTATACATATAAAAACCAAGATGCTCTTAATTCTTTCCACCAAGCAAATAATCATTTAAATATTTCCATCACCCCTGTAGAGGCACATGCTTCAAACGCCCAGCAGCGCCAGAAATTAATTACGCAAAATATTATCACAAGTGATAATCAATATAGCCCTTACGAACTTTCATTGACTGAGGCTCATATCTCTTTATGGAAGCATGCCGTTGAAACACAACAGCCAATTACTATTTTCGAAAGCAATGCAGTTACTCACAAAGATTTTTTATCTCATCAACAACGCTCTTTATTACTACACCCCAATTATGAATTAATGATTTGGGGGTATGATCTGAACTGGAATCTTTGTCTAAAATTACTTCCGAGTATACCAGAGGCAATTTACAATTTTTGTGGAAACACTACCCAAGAAATTGATACGGCAAACAACGATCTAATTGACGTTGAATTATATCAAAAAAATATAATTTCACCTCAAATCATCAAAGTTTTGTCTTTTGCTGGCTTAGGGTGCTATACGATTTCACCCAAAGGGGCAGAGCAGTTACTAAAACTTACTTTACCAATTGCCAATGATATTGCACCAAGCTATCAAGATCGCCCTCATGGAACGAACTTTTATGCGTTTAGCCCCATACAACATCGTTCTAATAAAAGCTTAGATATCGAAGTTAATCGTCACCTTCATATTCTAAATGCTTATATTTCATTACCAATGATCGCCGTGTTACCAACAATCTCAACATTGTCATCAACATAA